In Festucalex cinctus isolate MCC-2025b chromosome 21, RoL_Fcin_1.0, whole genome shotgun sequence, one genomic interval encodes:
- the atp5mj gene encoding ATP synthase F(0) complex subunit j, mitochondrial, with protein sequence MAGQMFAAWWTKMSPYAKAYSEVWVGVGIMACLYYKISYGGKKAVKDKPAH encoded by the exons ATGGCTGGACAGATGTTTGCAGCTTGGTGGACTAAAATGAGTCCTTACGCCAAGGCGTATTCAGAGGTGTGGGTGGGTGTCGGCATCATGGCATGCCTCTACTACAAAATCTCCTATGGAG gCAAGAAAGCAGTGAAGGACA AGCCAGCTCATTAG
- the gareml gene encoding GRB2-associated and regulator of MAPK protein 2, whose product MEKLSASLSEISWSPLALPLDAVVSKFRLPTLVRLAHGECVEGLSEEDVVLLHSCRQWTTVTAHSLEEGHYVIGPKIDIPLQYQGKFKLLDEDRDIRDPVQYFSSVEEVAGAFPDRVFVMETIAFSVKVVSGEFSEDSEPYSFTLQAGDELSLMGKAELLCATPTKEKTGLSALLRRLGKTPRSKTPCLVCMNHRTNQSVSLPFACRGRFCTRSPLEQGMLGGEHTVRSIIERVRLPVNVSVPSRPPRNPYDRHAVREGHRLKLLNIVSKTVVLCMVLRQRHVSPSHFLLLRCMPRFNAAEASPHAAALEGLLLRYAFDPDAYSRAVRETRPELECMTEECVSPRRSQDSLSPQQLSTCSYGGGGVSDSLSQRCGDSLGVHLGEGPGEEREYVMPEWSEAEIRTGEEIPYEELWTNQNADGLGKEPNLIPFHSSSSLDGTVMTTVAIPPPIPPKSDAVREECRYLIAPPVPPRGSKLGPISSPAPSPPVPPRFAKASPRPNLSFYSSGLQDSCSHSPDTSLYCYPCSWADCPAPKPTNPEPSSTVPADAPANPQTAQAAWAEPWLDCRLRPPPPQSRFAPFGALNPFNRQSPCPSPEPADCPESSRGAEGGGTSDADSAWRPPADLSALSLEEVSACLRFIGLSEAAVSVFQRERIDGSLLVQLTEDILSHDFHLSRLHVTKITQFIQGWRPKI is encoded by the exons ATGGAGAAGTTGTCGGCGAGCCTGTCGGAGATCTCCTGGAGCCCGCTCGCGCTGCCGTTGGACGCGGTGGTCAGCAAGTTCCGTCTGCCCACTCTGGTCCGCCTGGCACACG GTGAATGTGTTGAGGGTCTGTCAGAGGAGGATGTGGTTCTGCTCCACTCTTGTCGCCAGTGGACAACAGTGACCGCTCATAGCTTAGAAGAAGGCCATTACGTCATCGGGCCCAAGATTGACATCCCTCTACAATACCAAG GAAAGTTCAAATTGTTGGATGAAGACAGAGACATCAGGGATCCCGTCCAGTATTTCTCCAGCGTGGAAGAGGTCGCCGGAGCGTTCCCCGACCGAGTCTTTGTCATGGAAACAATCGCTTTCAGCGTCAAG GTGGTTTCAGGGGAGTTCAGCGAGGACAGCGAGCCGTACAGCTTCACTCTGCAGGCTGGAGATGAGCTGTCACTCATGGGGAAAGCCGAGCTTCTCTGCGCCACGCCGACCAAGGAAAAGACAGGATTGAGCGCATTGTTGAGACGGCTGGGAAAGACTCCCAGAA GCAAAACCCCCTGCCTGGTGTGCATGAACCATCGCACCAATCAGAGCGTCAGCTTGCCCTTCGCCTGCCGCGGCCGCTTTTGCACGCGCTCCCCGCTGGAGCAAGGCATGCTGGGCGGCGAGCACACAGTGCGCAGCATCATCGAGCGGGTCCGCCTCCCCGTCAACGTGTCGGTGCCGTCCCGCCCGCCGCGGAACCCGTACGACCGCCACGCCGTCCGGGAAGGCCACCGCCTCAAGCTGCTCAACATCGTCAGCAAGACGGTGGTCCTCTGCATGGTACTTCGCCAACGGCATGTGTCGCCCTCCCACTTCCTGCTGCTGCGCTGCATGCCCCGCTTCAACGCGGCCGAGGCCTCGCCGCACGCCGCCGCCCTGGAGGGCCTGCTTCTGCGCTACGCCTTCGACCCCGACGCCTACTCGCGAGCCGTGAGGGAAACCCGGCCCGAGTTGGAGTGCATGACTGAGGAGTGCGTGAGCCCGCGGCGCTCGCAGGACTCGTTGTCACCGCAGCAGCTGTCCACGTGCAGCTACGGCGGGGGCGGGGTCTCGGACAGCCTATCGCAGCGCTGCGGGGACTCTCTCGGGGTCCACCTAGGGGAGGGGCCAGGTGAGGAACGGGAGTATGTGATGCCCGAGTGGAGCGAGGCTGAAATTAGGACCGGTGAGGAGATACCTTACGAGGAGCTTTGGACCAATCAGAACGCGGACGGCCTCGGAAAAGAACCGAACCTCATTCCCTTCCATTCTTCCTCCTCGCTGGATGGCACCGTGATGACAACAGTGGCTATTCCACCGCCCATACCTCCAAAATCGGATGCT gTGAGAGAGGAGTGTCGCTACTTGATTGCTCCTCCGGTGCCTCCTCGCGGCTCCAAACTGGGCCCCATCTCCAGTCCGGCCCCCAGCCCTCCCGTCCCCCCTCGCTTCGCCAAGGCCTCCCCCAGGCCCAATCTTTCCTTCTACTCCTCAGGACTGCAGGACAG CTGCTCGCACTCTCCAGATACTTCGCTCTACTGTTACCCGTGTTCCTGGGCCGACTGCCCCGCCCCCAAGCCCACCAATCCCGAGCCGTCTTCGACCGTCCCCGCCGACGCGCCAGCCAACCCTCAGACGGCGCAAGCCGCCTGGGCCGAGCCGTGGCTGGACTGCCGACTGCGACCGCCGCCCCCACAAAGTCGCTTCGCGCCTTTCGGCGCTTTGAACCCTTTCAACCGTCAGTCCCCTTGCCCGTCGCCCGAGCCGGCGGACTGTCCCGAATCCTCCAGGGGGGCGGAGGGAGGCGGGACGAGCGACGCGGACTCCGCCTGGCGTCCTCCCGCCGACTTGTCGGCGTTGTCGTTGGAGGAAGTGTCGGCGTGCCTGCGCTTCATCGGCCTGTCGGAGGCGGCGGTGTCGGTGTTCCAGAGGGAGCGGATCGACGGCAGCCTCCTGGTTCAGCTGACCGAGGACATCCTGTCGCATGACTTTCACCTGAGCCGACTCCACGTCACTAAGATCACACAGTTCATACAAGGGTGGCGGCCCAAGATCTAA
- the hadhaa gene encoding hydroxyacyl-CoA dehydrogenase trifunctional multienzyme complex subunit alpha a isoform X2 — MLLGSVKKQIYKTVSEKVQKQTKGLYPAPVQIIQSIKTGAEQGREAGYLAEAENFGKLSPESKALIGLYHGQVACKKNTYGNPQRKSMTWSRLR; from the exons ATGTTGCTGGGTTCAGTCAAGAAGCAAATCTACAAGACTGTCAGCGAGAAGGTTCAGAAGCAAACCAAAGGGCTGTACCCGGCTCCCGTCCAAATCATCCAG TCCATCAAGACTGGAGCAGAGCAGGGACGAGAAGCAGGATACCTGGCTGAAGCCGAG AACTTTGGCAAACTGAGTCCAGAGTCCAAAGCTTTGATCGGCCTTTACCACGGTCAAGTGGCGTGTAAGAAGAACACGTATGGGAACCCGCAAAGGAAGTCAA TGACGTGGAGTCGGCTCAGGTGA
- the hadhaa gene encoding hydroxyacyl-CoA dehydrogenase trifunctional multienzyme complex subunit alpha a isoform X1 yields the protein MLLGSVKKQIYKTVSEKVQKQTKGLYPAPVQIIQSIKTGAEQGREAGYLAEAENFGKLSPESKALIGLYHGQVACKKNTYGNPQRKSRTENRNGT from the exons ATGTTGCTGGGTTCAGTCAAGAAGCAAATCTACAAGACTGTCAGCGAGAAGGTTCAGAAGCAAACCAAAGGGCTGTACCCGGCTCCCGTCCAAATCATCCAG TCCATCAAGACTGGAGCAGAGCAGGGACGAGAAGCAGGATACCTGGCTGAAGCCGAG AACTTTGGCAAACTGAGTCCAGAGTCCAAAGCTTTGATCGGCCTTTACCACGGTCAAGTGGCGTGTAAGAAGAACACGTATGGGAACCCGCAAAGGAAGTCAA gaactgAAAATCGAAACGGGACTTGA